In one Bradyrhizobium sp. 4 genomic region, the following are encoded:
- a CDS encoding META domain-containing protein: MVSFRQTVCAAVAMLAMSTLARAEDGFPFGTEMTLEALPQPGSKRIPNIEIGDNGEVVLELWCKGGKGQFSVAGNTVIFVPGQIQDRSCPPARAQADDDLVAALGSVETWKRQGDVLTLVGPKPLRFRVNGN; this comes from the coding sequence ATGGTTTCGTTCAGGCAGACGGTGTGTGCGGCGGTTGCAATGCTCGCGATGTCCACGCTCGCGCGTGCGGAGGACGGTTTTCCGTTCGGCACCGAGATGACGCTGGAGGCGCTGCCGCAGCCGGGCTCGAAGCGGATTCCGAACATCGAGATCGGCGACAATGGCGAGGTCGTGCTGGAGCTCTGGTGCAAGGGCGGCAAGGGCCAGTTCTCGGTCGCCGGCAACACCGTGATCTTCGTCCCCGGCCAGATCCAGGACCGCTCCTGCCCGCCCGCAAGGGCCCAGGCCGACGACGATCTCGTTGCAGCGCTGGGCAGCGTCGAGACCTGGAAGCGCCAGGGCGACGTGCTGACGCTCGTCGGCCCCAAGCCGCTGCGCTTTCGGGTCAACGGAAATTAG
- a CDS encoding ChbG/HpnK family deacetylase: MNAAAPPRRIWLCADDYGISPGVNRAIRDLIERGRLNATSVMMVGPAVERSEIEALQTAAQASPRCAIGLHVTLSAPFRPLTMHFRPLDGDMFLPFPKLLRAGLARRLDREFFRNEVKAQLAAFAEGFGRAPDFVDGHQHVQLYPQVRDGFIDAVAEVAPKAWVRQGGRDLPLMQRLASPKAMVLDILSAQFRRRAGSAGLSFNPGFAGAYDFTQAADFGELMRQFLEGLPDGGLIMCHPGFVDDILTGLDPMTDVREREHAYLAGDAFARLLTDSGVTLG; this comes from the coding sequence ATGAACGCGGCCGCGCCGCCGCGGCGGATCTGGCTCTGCGCCGACGATTACGGCATCAGCCCGGGTGTCAATCGCGCCATCCGCGACCTGATCGAACGCGGCCGTCTCAACGCCACCTCGGTTATGATGGTGGGACCTGCGGTCGAGCGCAGCGAGATCGAAGCCCTCCAGACGGCAGCGCAAGCGAGCCCGCGCTGCGCGATCGGATTGCACGTGACATTGTCGGCACCGTTCCGGCCGCTCACCATGCATTTCCGCCCACTCGACGGCGACATGTTTCTCCCGTTTCCGAAGCTGCTGCGCGCGGGTCTTGCGCGAAGGCTCGACCGCGAATTCTTTCGCAACGAAGTGAAGGCGCAGCTGGCAGCCTTCGCGGAAGGGTTCGGGCGCGCGCCTGACTTCGTCGACGGCCATCAGCATGTGCAGCTCTACCCGCAGGTGCGCGACGGCTTTATCGACGCAGTCGCCGAAGTCGCGCCAAAAGCCTGGGTGCGCCAAGGCGGCCGCGACCTGCCGCTGATGCAGCGGCTGGCTTCACCGAAAGCCATGGTGCTCGATATCCTCAGCGCGCAATTCCGCCGCCGTGCCGGCAGCGCGGGCCTGAGCTTCAATCCCGGCTTCGCCGGCGCCTATGATTTCACGCAGGCGGCCGATTTCGGCGAGCTGATGCGGCAATTTCTCGAAGGCCTGCCGGATGGCGGCCTCATCATGTGTCATCCCGGCTTCGTCGACGACATCCTCACTGGGCTCGACCCGATGACGGATGTCCGCGAACGCGAGCACGCCTATCTCGCCGGCGATGCCTTCGCGCGCCTGCTGACGGACAGCGGCGTCACGCTGGGGTGA
- a CDS encoding histone — protein sequence MAKAKKKKSKKAKKAKKAVAAKKTSKKAAKKSAKKSAKKATKKSAKKAAPKKAAKKAAKKAAPKKAAPKKAAKKAAKKAAPKKAKAAPAPKPSTPAAPAPEPAAETSWAMPSSSAETTPAEGQG from the coding sequence ATGGCGAAAGCGAAGAAGAAAAAAAGCAAGAAGGCCAAGAAGGCCAAGAAGGCGGTAGCGGCGAAGAAGACCTCAAAGAAGGCAGCCAAGAAGTCCGCGAAGAAGTCTGCCAAGAAAGCCACAAAGAAATCTGCCAAGAAGGCCGCGCCGAAGAAGGCTGCCAAGAAAGCCGCTAAGAAGGCTGCCCCTAAGAAGGCTGCCCCTAAGAAGGCCGCCAAGAAGGCTGCGAAAAAAGCGGCGCCGAAGAAGGCGAAGGCAGCTCCCGCGCCGAAGCCGTCAACGCCGGCAGCTCCGGCTCCCGAGCCCGCCGCCGAGACAAGCTGGGCGATGCCTTCGTCTTCTGCGGAAACGACGCCGGCCGAAGGACAAGGTTAG
- a CDS encoding L,D-transpeptidase gives MFKKMSVALLGSACTFIAGANSASAFDNSVPNDPPAVLYQPQVPPAPVRVASNANMGGGFIEFMFGDGPGRGPAYAPQQPMYQQQPGYYDQRRLPPMGEPQTQGAGLQQEAVDPRQRQFDPRFEKQLVDYSGNEGAGTIVVDTPNKFLYLVEGNGRAMRYGIGVGRPGFTWSGVKSITAKREWPAWTPPAEMIARRPDLPRHMEGGPENPLGARAMYLGSTLYRIHGSNEPWTIGTNVSSGCIRMRNEDVIDLYGRVNVGTKVIVM, from the coding sequence ATGTTCAAGAAAATGTCTGTCGCGCTGCTTGGCAGCGCTTGCACCTTCATTGCCGGCGCCAACAGCGCCAGCGCCTTCGACAATAGCGTGCCGAACGATCCGCCCGCGGTGCTCTATCAGCCGCAAGTGCCGCCTGCGCCGGTGCGTGTCGCCTCCAATGCGAACATGGGCGGCGGCTTCATCGAGTTCATGTTCGGTGACGGGCCCGGTCGCGGTCCGGCCTACGCTCCGCAGCAGCCGATGTATCAGCAGCAGCCTGGTTATTATGACCAGCGCCGCCTGCCGCCGATGGGCGAGCCGCAGACGCAGGGCGCAGGTCTTCAGCAGGAGGCGGTCGATCCGCGGCAGCGTCAGTTCGACCCGAGATTCGAGAAACAACTCGTTGACTATAGCGGCAATGAAGGCGCCGGCACGATTGTGGTCGATACGCCGAACAAATTCCTCTATCTTGTCGAGGGCAACGGCCGGGCGATGCGCTACGGCATCGGCGTCGGCCGTCCCGGCTTCACCTGGTCCGGCGTGAAGTCGATCACGGCCAAGCGCGAATGGCCGGCCTGGACGCCGCCGGCGGAAATGATCGCGCGCCGCCCCGATCTGCCCAGGCACATGGAAGGCGGCCCGGAAAATCCGCTCGGCGCGCGCGCGATGTATCTCGGCTCGACGCTTTACCGTATCCACGGCTCCAACGAGCCCTGGACCATCGGCACCAACGTCTCCTCGGGCTGCATCCGCATGCGCAACGAGGACGTCATCGATCTCTACGGCCGCGTCAATGTCGGCACCAAGGTCATCGTGATGTAG
- a CDS encoding protein phosphatase CheZ, with product MAIHRKRFRVEEAIVGEMPSPEMIEEAAPMHSEIMAELRAIRAQMAKGTAPLSGSAAMAAIDASTAHELSEARTMLDTYRAQIEQCEKLKVELDLIHDAIDRTKREIATLHGKSFDGGEMAKVNGELGAVVGGTEQATQQILEAAESIDQAASAMAKVQSADQQKRLADDIQERVISIFEACNFQDLTGQRISKVMSTMKFIEQHINSMMEIWGGVDAIKSHVVPQVDTRSDDDKLLNGPKLAGDVGHASQDDIDALFD from the coding sequence ATGGCTATTCACCGCAAACGTTTTCGTGTCGAGGAGGCTATTGTCGGCGAGATGCCCAGCCCCGAAATGATTGAGGAGGCTGCGCCGATGCATAGCGAGATCATGGCCGAGTTGCGTGCGATCCGTGCACAGATGGCGAAGGGCACCGCGCCCTTGTCCGGCAGCGCCGCCATGGCGGCGATCGACGCCTCCACTGCCCACGAGCTCTCCGAAGCCCGTACCATGCTCGATACTTACCGGGCGCAGATCGAGCAGTGCGAGAAGCTGAAGGTCGAGCTCGACCTCATCCACGACGCCATCGACCGCACCAAGCGCGAGATCGCGACACTGCACGGCAAGAGCTTCGACGGCGGCGAAATGGCCAAGGTCAATGGCGAGCTCGGCGCGGTCGTCGGCGGCACCGAACAGGCGACCCAGCAGATCCTCGAAGCCGCCGAGTCGATCGACCAGGCGGCCAGCGCGATGGCCAAGGTGCAATCGGCCGATCAGCAGAAGCGGCTGGCCGACGATATCCAGGAACGCGTCATCTCGATTTTCGAAGCCTGCAACTTCCAGGACCTGACCGGCCAGCGCATCAGCAAGGTCATGAGCACGATGAAGTTCATCGAGCAGCACATCAATTCCATGATGGAGATCTGGGGCGGCGTCGACGCGATCAAGTCCCACGTCGTGCCGCAGGTCGACACCCGCAGCGATGACGACAAGCTTCTCAACGGCCCGAAGCTCGCCGGCGACGTCGGCCACGCCTCGCAGGACGACATCGACGCGCTGTTCGACTGA
- a CDS encoding L-lactate permease produces MWNQVYDPLHSPVLSTIAAAVPVVTLLVLIASGRVQAHIAAVIAVIVANLITIFVFTMPANMSIRASVLGIVTGFFPIGWIVLNVIFLYQVTVTTGRFELLKRAVGGVTEDRRLQLLLIAFSFGAFFEGASGFGTPVAITGAVLIGLGFSPLAASGLSLIANTAPVAFGALGTPIQGLASVTGLDPYILGAMVGRQLPIFSLIVPFWVVWAFAGWKGMKDVWPAILVTGVSFAVPQFVISNFVNPWIVDIGASLISMGALILFLKVWQPRQLWLSPALRSRDESTSTMAAAKPLDKTPLTQSEMFSALLPWIIVCIVMLIWGNGAFKTWANSIFTWNYPVPELHQMINKMPPVAPGPTKESAVFGFTYLSFTGTGMLIAAIISGFLMGVGPGKLVIQYGRTIRLCAISLITISAMLAIGTLTRLSGVDATLGLAFAATGVLYPFFGTLLGWLGVALTGSDTASNVLFGNLQKITSEQLGLSPILMAAANSSGGVMGKMIDAQSIVVASTATNWYGHEGTILRFVFWHSIVLASLVGVFVTLQAYVWPFTAMVLK; encoded by the coding sequence ATGTGGAATCAAGTTTATGACCCGTTGCACAGCCCTGTGCTGTCGACGATCGCGGCGGCAGTCCCTGTCGTCACATTGCTGGTCCTGATCGCGAGCGGCCGCGTCCAGGCTCATATCGCGGCGGTCATCGCCGTGATCGTGGCCAATTTGATCACGATCTTCGTCTTCACCATGCCGGCCAACATGTCGATCCGCGCTTCGGTGCTGGGCATCGTCACCGGTTTCTTTCCGATCGGCTGGATCGTTCTCAACGTCATCTTCCTTTACCAGGTGACGGTGACCACTGGACGCTTCGAATTGCTCAAGCGCGCCGTCGGCGGCGTCACCGAGGACCGGCGGCTGCAATTGCTGCTGATCGCGTTCTCGTTCGGCGCCTTCTTCGAGGGTGCTTCGGGCTTCGGCACCCCGGTCGCGATCACCGGTGCCGTCCTGATCGGCCTCGGCTTCTCGCCGCTCGCGGCCTCCGGCCTGTCGCTGATCGCCAACACAGCACCGGTCGCCTTTGGCGCGCTGGGTACGCCGATCCAGGGCCTCGCTTCGGTCACCGGGCTCGATCCCTACATCCTCGGCGCGATGGTCGGACGGCAGTTGCCGATCTTCTCGCTGATCGTGCCGTTCTGGGTGGTGTGGGCGTTCGCGGGCTGGAAGGGCATGAAGGACGTCTGGCCGGCGATTCTCGTCACCGGCGTGTCGTTCGCAGTCCCGCAATTCGTGATCTCGAACTTCGTCAACCCCTGGATCGTCGACATCGGTGCGTCGCTGATCTCGATGGGCGCGCTGATCCTGTTCCTGAAGGTGTGGCAGCCCAGGCAGCTCTGGCTGTCGCCGGCGCTGCGCAGCCGTGATGAATCGACCTCCACCATGGCGGCCGCAAAACCGCTCGACAAGACGCCGCTTACGCAGAGCGAGATGTTCAGCGCGCTGCTGCCTTGGATCATCGTCTGTATCGTGATGCTGATCTGGGGCAACGGTGCCTTCAAGACCTGGGCGAACTCGATCTTCACCTGGAACTACCCCGTTCCCGAGCTGCATCAGATGATCAACAAGATGCCGCCGGTCGCACCAGGGCCGACGAAAGAGAGTGCGGTGTTCGGCTTCACCTATCTCTCGTTCACCGGCACAGGCATGCTGATTGCCGCGATCATCTCCGGCTTCCTGATGGGCGTCGGACCCGGCAAGCTCGTGATTCAGTACGGCCGCACCATCCGGCTGTGCGCGATCTCGCTGATCACGATCTCGGCGATGCTCGCGATCGGCACGCTGACGCGGCTCTCCGGCGTGGACGCGACGCTCGGCCTCGCCTTTGCTGCAACCGGCGTGCTCTATCCTTTCTTCGGCACGCTGCTCGGCTGGTTGGGCGTGGCGCTGACGGGATCGGATACCGCCTCCAACGTGCTGTTCGGAAATCTTCAGAAGATCACCTCCGAGCAGCTTGGCCTGTCGCCGATCCTGATGGCCGCGGCGAACTCGTCCGGCGGCGTGATGGGCAAGATGATCGACGCCCAGTCGATCGTGGTCGCGTCCACTGCGACGAATTGGTACGGGCACGAAGGCACGATCCTGCGCTTCGTGTTCTGGCACTCGATCGTGCTGGCCTCGTTGGTCGGCGTGTTCGTGACGTTGCAGGCCTATGTCTGGCCGTTCACGGCGATGGTGCTGAAGTAG
- a CDS encoding co-chaperone GroES produces MTKSKFRPLHDRVVVKRIDAESKTKGGIIIPDTAKEKPSQGEVVAVGPGGRDEAGKLIPIDLKVGDRVLFGKWSGTEVKIDNDELLIMKESDIMGVMA; encoded by the coding sequence ATGACTAAATCCAAATTTCGTCCGCTGCATGACCGTGTCGTGGTCAAACGTATCGACGCCGAGTCAAAGACCAAGGGCGGCATCATCATTCCGGACACGGCCAAGGAAAAGCCGTCCCAGGGCGAAGTCGTCGCCGTCGGCCCCGGTGGCCGCGACGAGGCCGGCAAGCTGATCCCGATCGACCTCAAGGTCGGCGACCGTGTGCTGTTTGGCAAGTGGTCGGGCACCGAGGTCAAGATCGACAACGATGAGCTCCTGATCATGAAGGAGTCGGACATCATGGGTGTGATGGCCTAA
- a CDS encoding ABC transporter ATP-binding protein/permease: protein MKNISATLAIVWRIAAPYFRSEDKWAGRGLLAAVIAMELALVAIDVLVNQWQNRFYSSLQASDWDSFVREIWIFIGLASAFIALAVYKLYLNQWLQIRWRQWLTRHYLGEWLQGATHYRMQLKGDAADNPDQRITEDVKNFVEQTLTIGLGLLSSIVTLFSFVIILWGLSNAAPLHLFGADLMIPGYLCWGALVYAIFGTALTHWIGAPLVNLNFEQQRYEADFRFNLVRVRENSEQIALLKGEDAERGRLLERFGFVIGNWYAIMSRTKRLTAFTASYQQAAVIFPYVLVAPAFFAKKIQLGDMMQTASAFSSVQGALSFFVTAYRSLAEWRSIVARLDGFEMSVDAAAHLPPHEPAIALKAAGGNRNISLEQLCVNLPSGTPLVAADAFSVQTSERVLVTGPSGSGKSTLFRAIAGIWPFGTGSIFVPEKAKLMMLPQRPYFPVGVLRDAVVYPAAPGAFETSRVRDALIAVGLPDLAERLEEDGHWNRMLSLGEQQRLGLARALLHAPDYLFLDEATASLDEPSEARLYRLLAEKLPQATLVSIGHRSTLEAFHTRKVTMVKHGAIHVLGDGAVSVEKEPSAAR from the coding sequence GTGAAGAACATCAGCGCCACGCTCGCGATCGTCTGGCGAATCGCCGCCCCCTATTTCCGGTCGGAGGACAAATGGGCCGGCCGCGGCCTGCTCGCCGCTGTCATCGCGATGGAGCTGGCGCTGGTCGCGATCGACGTCCTGGTCAATCAATGGCAGAACCGGTTCTACAGCTCACTGCAGGCAAGTGACTGGGATAGTTTCGTCAGGGAGATCTGGATCTTCATCGGCCTCGCCTCCGCCTTCATCGCGCTGGCCGTCTACAAGCTGTATCTGAACCAGTGGCTTCAGATCCGCTGGCGGCAATGGCTGACCCGGCACTATCTGGGCGAATGGCTGCAAGGCGCCACCCACTACCGCATGCAGCTCAAGGGCGATGCGGCCGACAACCCGGACCAGCGCATCACCGAGGACGTCAAGAATTTCGTCGAGCAGACCCTGACCATCGGTCTCGGCCTGCTCTCGTCGATCGTGACGCTGTTCTCGTTCGTAATCATCCTCTGGGGGCTTTCCAACGCCGCGCCGTTGCACCTGTTCGGCGCCGATCTCATGATCCCCGGTTATCTGTGCTGGGGCGCGCTGGTCTACGCGATCTTCGGCACGGCGCTGACGCACTGGATCGGCGCCCCGCTGGTCAATCTCAATTTCGAGCAGCAGCGCTATGAAGCCGACTTCCGCTTCAATCTCGTCCGGGTCCGCGAAAATTCCGAGCAGATCGCGCTGCTCAAGGGCGAAGACGCCGAGCGCGGCCGGCTGCTGGAGCGCTTCGGTTTCGTGATCGGCAATTGGTACGCCATCATGAGCCGTACCAAGCGCCTCACCGCGTTCACCGCGAGCTATCAGCAGGCCGCCGTGATCTTTCCCTACGTGCTGGTGGCGCCGGCCTTCTTCGCCAAGAAGATCCAGCTTGGCGACATGATGCAAACCGCGTCCGCCTTCTCCAGCGTACAGGGCGCATTGTCGTTCTTCGTCACGGCGTACCGATCGCTGGCGGAATGGCGCTCGATCGTCGCCCGCCTCGACGGCTTCGAGATGTCGGTCGATGCGGCCGCGCACCTGCCGCCGCACGAGCCTGCGATTGCCCTCAAGGCCGCCGGCGGCAATCGCAATATCTCTCTCGAACAGCTCTGCGTGAACCTGCCGAGCGGCACGCCGCTGGTCGCCGCCGACGCGTTCTCCGTCCAGACGTCGGAGCGCGTGCTGGTGACCGGACCGTCGGGCTCCGGCAAGTCGACGCTGTTCCGGGCCATCGCCGGCATCTGGCCGTTCGGCACCGGCAGCATCTTCGTGCCGGAAAAGGCGAAGCTGATGATGCTGCCCCAGCGCCCCTATTTCCCGGTCGGCGTGCTGCGCGACGCGGTGGTCTACCCGGCCGCGCCGGGTGCGTTCGAAACCTCACGCGTCAGGGACGCGCTGATCGCGGTCGGGCTGCCCGACCTCGCCGAGCGGCTTGAGGAGGACGGTCATTGGAACCGGATGCTGTCGCTGGGCGAGCAGCAGCGTCTCGGGCTCGCCCGCGCGCTGCTGCATGCGCCGGACTATCTGTTCCTGGACGAGGCCACGGCCTCGCTGGACGAGCCATCCGAGGCCCGCCTGTATCGGTTGCTGGCGGAGAAGCTACCACAGGCCACCCTCGTCTCGATCGGCCACCGCTCGACGCTGGAAGCCTTCCATACCCGCAAGGTGACGATGGTGAAGCACGGCGCGATCCACGTCCTCGGTGACGGTGCCGTGTCGGTCGAGAAGGAGCCGAGCGCGGCACGCTGA
- a CDS encoding TorF family putative porin, with protein sequence MKKVALLATALAMVTGSAFAADMRVKALKAPPVVAFDPWDIAFGGAIMSDYIFRGVTQSNHKPSVAAYFEPRYNINKDLQLYVGVSAESISFANRAAAEVDIYGGIRPTFGAFAFDIGVWGYLYPGGSCADNVLTGGIPGGNVCGVSTTTIFLADGNVMKKDVSFVEVYGKVNYTINDSFTVGATEYYSPNFLNSGAWGNYASLTAKYTAPSTAFGPSGMGMYVSGEFGRQWFGTSDAFYGTGVGTVFANGIPYKDYNTWNIGIGFTYKVFTLDLRYSDTDLNKGDCNAFTSAFNATGTTNVTAINPGGAGSNWCGAAGIAKLSFDLTAMSNLK encoded by the coding sequence ATGAAAAAAGTGGCTTTGTTGGCAACGGCGCTGGCAATGGTGACGGGCTCGGCTTTCGCGGCAGACATGCGAGTGAAGGCACTGAAGGCCCCGCCGGTGGTCGCGTTTGACCCCTGGGATATCGCCTTCGGCGGCGCCATCATGAGCGACTACATCTTCCGCGGCGTCACGCAGTCGAACCACAAGCCGTCGGTCGCGGCCTATTTCGAGCCGCGCTACAACATCAACAAGGACCTCCAGCTCTACGTCGGCGTGTCCGCCGAGAGCATCTCCTTCGCCAATCGTGCCGCTGCTGAAGTCGACATCTACGGCGGTATCCGCCCGACCTTCGGCGCCTTCGCGTTCGACATCGGCGTCTGGGGCTACCTGTATCCGGGCGGCAGCTGCGCCGACAACGTGCTCACCGGTGGCATTCCTGGCGGCAACGTCTGCGGCGTCAGCACGACCACGATCTTCCTCGCCGACGGCAACGTCATGAAGAAGGACGTCAGCTTCGTCGAAGTCTACGGCAAGGTGAACTACACCATCAACGACAGCTTCACGGTCGGCGCGACCGAGTACTACTCGCCGAACTTCCTGAACTCGGGTGCCTGGGGCAACTACGCTTCGTTGACCGCCAAATACACGGCGCCCAGCACGGCCTTCGGTCCCTCCGGCATGGGCATGTATGTGTCGGGTGAGTTCGGCCGGCAGTGGTTCGGTACTTCGGACGCCTTCTACGGCACCGGCGTCGGCACCGTTTTCGCCAACGGCATCCCCTACAAGGACTACAACACCTGGAACATCGGCATCGGCTTCACCTACAAGGTGTTCACGCTGGACCTGCGTTACTCCGACACCGACCTGAACAAGGGTGATTGCAACGCCTTCACCAGCGCCTTCAACGCCACCGGCACCACCAACGTCACCGCGATCAATCCGGGCGGCGCTGGCTCCAACTGGTGCGGCGCGGCCGGCATTGCCAAGCTGTCGTTCGACCTGACGGCGATGAGCAACCTGAAGTAA
- a CDS encoding DUF2076 domain-containing protein, protein MTPQERQLVDELFDRLSKLENAPRDPDAIAAISDGLRKAPGAIYALVQTVLLQDEALKRAHARIQELEAAQAPEQAQSGGFLDTMRDTLFGGGPSRGSVPNVPPRDSRPVWNSGQAMQQSQPGYGQPPYGQAYGQGPGQGPGQGYGAPPVGGGGGSFLGTAAAAAAGVVGGSLLLSSIRGMMGGSHQQAFGDTNALGDRSAGGSPWSGSDQSGGSLARDAGLDDIGANRGDASRQGFADHASNDDQNYNDQNDNDGGNVDLADDSDFGGGDDGGSDYA, encoded by the coding sequence ATGACGCCGCAGGAACGCCAGCTCGTCGACGAGCTTTTCGACCGGCTTTCGAAACTGGAAAATGCACCGCGCGATCCCGACGCGATCGCTGCGATCTCCGACGGCCTGCGCAAGGCGCCTGGCGCGATCTATGCGCTGGTGCAGACCGTGCTGTTGCAGGACGAAGCGCTGAAGCGCGCCCATGCCCGTATCCAGGAGCTGGAGGCGGCGCAGGCGCCCGAACAGGCGCAGTCCGGCGGTTTCCTGGACACCATGCGCGACACGCTGTTCGGCGGGGGTCCGTCGCGCGGCTCGGTTCCGAACGTGCCGCCGCGTGACTCGCGGCCGGTGTGGAACAGCGGCCAGGCGATGCAGCAAAGCCAGCCCGGTTATGGCCAGCCGCCCTACGGGCAGGCTTACGGTCAAGGTCCAGGTCAGGGCCCCGGTCAGGGCTATGGCGCGCCGCCGGTCGGCGGTGGCGGCGGTTCGTTCCTCGGAACGGCGGCGGCAGCCGCGGCCGGCGTCGTTGGCGGCTCGCTGCTGCTCTCCAGCATCCGCGGCATGATGGGCGGATCGCATCAGCAGGCCTTCGGCGACACCAATGCCCTGGGCGACCGCAGCGCTGGTGGAAGTCCCTGGAGCGGCAGCGATCAGTCCGGCGGCTCGCTCGCGCGTGATGCCGGCCTCGACGACATCGGCGCGAACCGCGGTGATGCGTCCCGGCAGGGCTTCGCCGACCACGCTTCGAACGACGACCAGAACTACAACGATCAGAACGACAATGACGGCGGCAATGTCGACCTCGCCGACGACAGCGATTTCGGCGGCGGAGATGATGGCGGCAGCGATTACGCCTGA
- the groL gene encoding chaperonin GroEL (60 kDa chaperone family; promotes refolding of misfolded polypeptides especially under stressful conditions; forms two stacked rings of heptamers to form a barrel-shaped 14mer; ends can be capped by GroES; misfolded proteins enter the barrel where they are refolded when GroES binds), translated as MAAKDVKFSGDARDRMLRGVDILANAVKVTLGPKGRNVLIEKSFGAPRITKDGVTVAKEIELEDKFENMGAQMVREVASKTNDLAGDGTTTATVLAQSIVREGAKSVAAGMNPMDLKRGIDIAVAAVVKDIEKRAKPVAASSEVAQVGTISANGDAAIGKMIAQAMQKVGNEGVITVEENKSLDTEVDIVEGMKFDRGYLSPYFVTNPEKMTAELEDAYILLHEKKLSGLQAMLPVLEAVVQSGKPLVIIAEDVEGEALATLVVNRLRGGLKVAAVKAPGFGDRRKAMLEDLAILTGGQLISEDLGMKLENVTVKMLGRAGKVVIDKENTTIVKGAGKKPEIEARVGQIKAQIEETTSDYDREKLQERLAKLAGGVAVIRVGGATEIEVKEKKDRVEDALNATRAAVQEGIVPGGGVALLRAKKAVGRLTNANADVQAGINIVLKALEAPIRQISENAGVEGSIVVGKILENKSETFGFDAQTEEYVDMVEKGIIDPAKVVRTALQDAASIAGLLVTTEAMVAESPKKDAAPGMPAGGGMGGF; from the coding sequence ATGGCTGCCAAAGACGTCAAGTTTTCCGGAGACGCGCGCGATCGCATGCTGCGCGGCGTCGACATTCTCGCCAATGCCGTCAAGGTGACGCTCGGCCCGAAGGGCCGCAACGTGCTCATCGAGAAGTCGTTCGGCGCGCCCCGCATCACCAAGGACGGCGTCACCGTCGCCAAGGAGATCGAGCTCGAGGACAAGTTCGAGAACATGGGCGCCCAGATGGTGCGTGAGGTCGCCTCCAAGACCAACGACCTCGCCGGCGACGGCACCACCACCGCGACCGTGCTGGCCCAGTCCATCGTGCGCGAAGGCGCCAAGTCGGTTGCCGCCGGCATGAACCCGATGGACCTCAAGCGCGGCATCGACATCGCGGTCGCCGCCGTCGTCAAGGACATCGAGAAGCGCGCCAAGCCGGTCGCCGCCTCCTCCGAGGTCGCCCAGGTCGGCACCATCTCGGCCAACGGCGATGCCGCCATCGGCAAGATGATCGCGCAGGCGATGCAGAAGGTCGGCAACGAGGGCGTCATCACCGTCGAGGAGAACAAGTCGCTCGACACCGAGGTGGACATCGTCGAGGGCATGAAGTTCGACCGCGGCTATCTGTCACCCTACTTCGTCACCAACCCCGAGAAGATGACCGCCGAGCTCGAGGATGCCTACATCCTCCTGCACGAGAAGAAGCTGTCCGGCCTGCAGGCGATGCTGCCGGTGCTGGAAGCCGTGGTGCAGTCTGGCAAGCCGCTCGTCATCATCGCCGAGGACGTCGAGGGCGAGGCTCTGGCTACCCTGGTCGTCAACCGCCTCCGTGGCGGCCTGAAGGTCGCCGCCGTCAAGGCGCCGGGCTTCGGCGACCGCCGCAAGGCCATGCTCGAGGACCTCGCGATCCTCACCGGTGGCCAACTGATCTCCGAAGACCTCGGCATGAAGCTCGAAAACGTCACGGTGAAGATGCTTGGGCGCGCGGGCAAGGTGGTGATCGACAAGGAGAACACCACGATCGTCAAGGGCGCCGGCAAGAAGCCGGAGATCGAGGCCCGCGTCGGCCAGATCAAGGCCCAGATCGAGGAAACCACCTCGGATTACGACCGTGAGAAGCTCCAGGAGCGCCTCGCTAAGCTCGCAGGCGGCGTCGCGGTGATCCGCGTCGGCGGTGCCACCGAGATCGAGGTCAAGGAGAAGAAGGACCGCGTCGAGGACGCGCTCAACGCCACCCGCGCCGCGGTGCAGGAGGGCATCGTTCCCGGCGGCGGCGTCGCGCTGCTCCGCGCCAAGAAGGCGGTTGGCCGTCTCACCAACGCCAATGCCGACGTCCAGGCCGGCATCAACATCGTGCTGAAGGCGCTGGAAGCCCCGATCCGCCAGATCTCCGAGAACGCGGGCGTGGAAGGCTCGATCGTCGTCGGCAAGATCCTGGAGAACAAGTCCGAGACCTTCGGCTTCGACGCCCAGACCGAGGAGTATGTCGACATGGTCGAGAAGGGCATCATCGACCCCGCCAAGGTGGTGCGCACCGCGCTCCAGGACGCCGCCTCGATCGCCGGCCTGCTGGTGACCACCGAGGCCATGGTCGCCGAGTCGCCGAAGAAGGACGCCGCGCCCGGCATGCCGGCCGGTGGCGGCATGGGCGGCTTCTAA